ataaaatctttaaaaggggggaaggggaggaactAGCTGGGGTAGCACTTTAAGCCTgcatggcagcacacacttttaatcccagcactcaggaggatatctgtgactctgaggccagcctggtctaaagagcaagttccagacaacctaagccacacaaagaaaccttgtcttgggggaggggggcgaGGGGAAGAGGGTACTCTAAAGTTCTCTGAATGGCCTAATGAACCTGTGACTGGAGATAAGAGATGTGAGGCCTGAGAATGGACTAATATTTTTAATGAGTGTTCAATCATAGCCTTAAATAAGTTTCCTTTTCTTGCCATTTCCCCATGTGGGGAATGAGGAATTAGCTCTAATAGCTCAGCCCCCTGAAGGCCCAATTCCTGCCCATCAAGCCCATTTACCTTGGTGGGTAGCACATCCTTGGCTCTGGACTCAAATAGGTGTTCCAGCCGGGCTGTGTCCACCGAGACAGGTTCCAGAGAGGCCCACAGGGTAGGACAAGGCCCAAAGCGGCTTCTAGAGCACCCAGGGCCACCAGTCAGCTTCAGTTCCCGCCAGAAAAGTTTTACTGTCTTCCTTTTGGTGGGTTGCCTTGGGCCATCAAGTGCTGAGTGGGAAAAAGCAGCAGCCAGGGGCGGAGGTGGTGGGCAGGAGCCTGAgacaggtgggggagggggtgggggagggggtgggcagGAGCCTGTGACCagtggaggaggtgggggtggaggtggtgggCAGGAGCCTGTaatgggtgggggaggagggggcgGAGGAGGGGGACCCCCAGAGAGTGAGGACGATGGAGGTGACAGGAACAGAGATGCTTTTGCAGCTTCCACAGATTCCATATTCAATGTGTCCTGGTCTTCATCCTCCCCTAGATCTGAGAAGTCCAAGTCCCCAATGCAGAGCTTGGGTACACGGGTAGGAAGCTCCTGGATAGGCTCAGCCTTAGGGCTTGGTGGTGACACTGGCACCTTAGGCTCTGGCTCAAGACTCCGTTGGGTCCGCAGCAAGATTCGGGGAACTGGGCTCTGAGGTGTCCTGGGTGCAGAGGCTGGTTCTGGGGAGTCCCACAGTTCCCTGGGGCCTAGTAAAAGGTAAGTAACTGTCAGTCACATGCCCTCTGTGGGGCGATAAAGCAACATGAGGTGAAGTTGGGGGAATGTTGGAAACccgaatggctcagcagttaagactctgaattcagctcccagcactaATACTGGGTGGTTATAGCCAAGCACCcagaactccagtttcagagctCTAGGCCCCTTCTCCATGGATACACAAATGAAAGGTTTGGTGGTTTTTAGTATCTCTTAAACATTTGATGTGCTGGGtgatagtggcacacacctttagtcctagcacttgggggggtagaggcaggcaaatctctaagagttcgaggccagtatagtctacagagcaagttctgggacagcaaaggctacacagagaaatctttttttttttttttggttttttcgagacagggtttctttgtgtagccctggctgtcctgggactcactctgtagaccaggctggcctcgaactcagaaatccgcctgcctctgcctcctaagtgctgggattaaaggcgtgcgccaccaccgcccggccctacacagagaaatcttgtctcaaaaaacaaaatttttacatatatgagtgttttgcctatgcatgtgtctgtgaacTGGTACATGCCTGGTATCCACAGAGCTAATAATaagctataaaattaaaaaataaaaataaaaaaaagtgtgtgtggggcAGCTATGAGTTTGAAAAAGCCAAATGAAGGGTACATGAGAGAAattgaaagaagaggaagagaaagcgctatcacattttaataaaaagttatCAGTTGGCAGTGGTtataaacacctttaatccctgcacttgggaggcagaggcaggcaggtctctgaatttgaggtcagcctggtctacagagtgagtttcaggacagccacggcAACCCaatcttgaaaagcaaaaacaattatTAAGAAGGCAGCATAGGATTCCCCCAAACTAGAGTtattagacagttgtgagtttccATGCGTGCGCTGGGACTCTAATGCAGGTCCTCTGAGGGCTATGAGCTCTTTCAGCTGCCAATTGAGTCCTCTCTCAGGTCCCCAGGGTTGGTTTGTTTATCGGTTGGATTTTGCCTGACTGTCACCCACCTGATACATCCGTCTCATCCACCGTGGCCCCAGCCAATGTCTCTGCTCTGCCTTGGGCCAGAgcagcctgcttctctgtctccgcTGCAGCCACATTCTCCAGGAACCGGGCTCTGGAGAGAAGTGCATGTAAGCGATGGTGTCTGACCCAAGTCCAATGCagggtagtacacatgctttgcTGAGCCACTGGGCATTGCCCTCAGTtgcaagcacacacaggcacagggaaCAGTCCATGCACTAGGTATACCTCTGCCAACCCACATCCCAGGAGTTACAACCAACTTGGTGTTCTTGGTCAAAGTACAGAAGTTCTACTTGACATCTAACTTGAAACCTTGCTGGAATCTATGTTCATTCTCCCAATTCTAGATAAGATCCTTAGTGTAAGGGAAGGAGATAGCTGTCCCAACAGGCACAACAGACTTCTTACATGTCTGCTTTGGTCAAGAAAAGGGCCTGTTAACAGTGTGCACTCAGTTTGTGTTGAAATATGAATGTGCTCTATTgctgtcttcccttccctggttccTCCTCTCGCTTCTCCTCAATCTCCTCTTTTTTTGAGACGATGTCTCATGTAGGCCAGACTAACCcacactcactatgtagctgaagatgaccttgaactcctgacgcTCCTTGTCTCCACCCCCAAGTGCGGGAGGTGTGTGCCGCCATACCTGTTAGTTTACTTCCTGACTTTCCTTCAGCTTGAAGTTCCtgtacacccccacccccacatacctCACTTTAAATACCTCTCCAAACTCATCTACAAGCTCTTTGTCCACATCCACATCTCTGGTCTAAGCTACTCAGGTATGGCGACTGAAGCTTGGGGACCACTAGGATCCCAGTGTGCTGTGCCCAGTGGTTAGGTCTTTGGGTTACTAAGGAAGCGAAAGTTTAGAACAAAGAATTCCTAAGAATCCTTCTAGGGTGGCTACATCAACTGCTGGGCAAGCAACACTGCTGAAACCCTGAGCAcatggcaggctggcaggctggcctCTGTACTTACTCTAGCCTGGCCTGCCCAGTAAGGGACTGGGGGACAGGTGGACTCTCAGGGGAGCTGGGTGGGGGATGAGAGGAAGACATGGTAACTATGGTGCCAGCTCCATTCCAAGGCCACTTGTTGCTCCCATACAGAGCTGGACAGGAGTGTCACAGTGCCTTCTCATCCACAGTGGTAAGGAGCCGGGGAAAACAGACAGGAAGCTGGACTGGGTGCAGTGATAACAAAGACGGCACACAAAAGGAGGGACAGAAATGGAAGGACAGAAAGTGAAGAGGGAGACATGAcaagaggccaaggcaggtgaggtgtaacactggaaagaaataaagagagccACCAGAGGAGGAGGTCCCATGGGGCCAATCCTCTCCCTCCAGCAGTCACTTACCAAACGGGAGCAGTTTGGTGaagtctgaaaagaaagaaagcaaggcgTTTGGGCAGAGGAGGCTGAGGGCCCGTGGAGGCGCGCAGAGTGGAGGGACAGTGGGAGACAggacttgggggtggggcttggccTCCCTACTTACTTGTAGACACTTCTCTCACAGGAACTGTCCACTGAGGGCCCCACGGAAATGGTAGGAAAGAGGTTCACTGAGGAACGAAGGCCAGAGGCTGGGCCAGTGGGGCTGAAGGACGGACTTGTAGGCAGGGTAGAGCCAGGGAAGGAGGTGGAGCCTACTGGTGATGCAGAGCCTGTAGAACTAGAGGCAGGGCCTGTTAACTGATGGCGACACGCCTGGCAGATTTGCCCCTTCCCACAGACCCAGGCATGTACTTACCCAGGTTCTGGGGCACGCACAGGACCGCCTCCGCCTTCTAGTGATCTTCGGCTCCTTTTGCCCTCCTCTGAAGATGGCTTCCGCCGCTCTCGTCGGCCACCTGCAGCTGCAGCAGCCGCAGCCTCTTCCATATCTCCATCCTCTAACCGAAGGGCGCTCTATTAGAGGTGGACGTGGACAGGATGTGAGCAAGCAGCTGAGGCCCAATAAATGGGATAGGTACTTGGGGGCTGCACCCCTCTCCCTGGCCCACCTCATAGAGCGTTAGCTGTGTTCGCAGGTCAACATCAGTGCCAGCAGTGCCCAAGAAACGTTGGACCAGTGCTTCCATGCCCTGCTGCTCCAGAGCATCCGTCACATCATAGAAGGAGTCCTGGTCCGGAAGTGCCGCCAGCGTCTGGAAGGTGGACGCAGGAAGCCAACCAAGGCTGAGGTTGATGTGGGGACCGTGGGCCAAGGGTCCACAGTTGACACATAGTCTCAGTTCCCTACCTTGTTAATGAGAGTGACAGTGTACACCAACAGCTCTGGATCAGCTCCATTCTTCTCCTCCAGGATGGACACCAAGTTGGCCCAGGGAAGAGTACCTGCCACACAGAAAGGGCAGTAATCACGGGGGTGGGCGCCGTAAGAGAGAGGGCTGAGTGgcggagaaagggaaagagaggctCTGACCGGTGGTGCTGGCTACAGTGTTGACTGCCTGGATGAACAGCGGCGCGTTGTTCTCAGAATACTCCACAAATACCAGCAGCAGCTTCAGGGCTGTCTTTACCACCAAGCGGGACTGGGGGAGAAGTCAATCCACATGAGTGGGGCTTGGACCAGATTGTTAGTTcctggaggagggggaagggctcCTGGGGCTGGATCCGAAGAGAAGGGTCGACATAGAAAAGACCCTGGTTCTGGGCCTAGGCTTGGAAAAGCAGTTTAGTTTTCTAGGGACCTCAGGCTTACTCCAACCACTCtgcagaagagaaaactgaggctcagaaggaACCCAAGGAGAAAGGGCACATATGTTTGGATAAAGCCACTTACCAGGCTAGCACACAGTGTATACAGCCACTGCACGGTCTCACTGTGGGCCACCACCCCCAGCATCCCATCCACAAAAAGCATCAGCTGGCCCAGGGCTAGAGACACAGAAATGGGAAGAGGTCACAGGGGGAGGGAGGCATGGGAACAGAGATCAAGGGGAAAGTATGGAGCTGACCTCGAAGGATGTAGCTCTGGTAGTTGTGGTCAGCTGCAGCACCCACACGAATCAGGCAACTCAGCCCCTCTGAGTGCACAAATTCAGGCACCAGGTCCTTGTCTTCCTGGAGGCACCATGGGCAAGTTTAAGGGGGACTGGGCTGGACACCAACCCTCAGCCCACCTCTGGATCTTACCTGGAATATCTGCTTCAACGAGAAGAGAGATCGGCGGAGCTCAGGACCACTGGAGCCGTACAGCTTTTCTGCAAGGGGTAAGTGGTCATAAACAACTCAGGAGAACAGAGACAGTGTCTTCTTCCACTAGCAAAACCAAAGATTCTAGGATTCTCAAGCCCACCTTCTATTCTGACTCTGGGCACCCTCCTCTGTCACCATGACTGCAGTCCAGCTGTGGCACTGATCCTGACCCCAgaaggaaaggacaggaaagggagagaggacacACCAGATCTCCAATCCACCCAGTCCATAGCCCAGCACAGGCCCAAAAGAAGGTAGGCCAACTAGGCTATGTAAGAAAAGAAGGAACAAGACAGCAGGAGAAGCCACACACTCACCCAAGATAGCATTGACCCTCACAGAGAGCTGGGTCCGCAGGATCAACGTAGGCTTCCGCCCTTTGCTAAAAGCAAGCAGCCGTGTTAGTGGCTCCCAGCTGGTTCCACAGAGTCCTGCCCTCAAAGCAGAGACATCTAAAGACATCTACATGTGAACCTTGGCCCACTCCTTCCCTCCCAACTACTCATCTGGGGTCTGAGGAGAGTTCTCTGCATTGGCCTACAGACCAGGCTATAGACAGAGTGTCTCGGCTGCTGATACCTGAGCTGGACCCTGGTGGGGACAAGGTTGGAGGCTTGGGCTAGACCTCCTCAAATGTGAAGGCCTCCCTTACCCGTTCAACACTGACCTGATCTCTTCAAAGAAGCTCTCCAGCATCTCCCGCTGTTCTTCCAGGGACAGCTCCGGGTCCAGGTAGTATCCAGAGGGAGACACTTGCAGTGCACAGTCCTCCAGCTGGAAACAAAGGGACACAGCGATCAGGGCTGGTGCTGCAGCTCAGATTTTTgccatctgttttgtttctgtgctaTTAGGAATCAAGCCCAGGACTTCCCACATGTTAAACCATTGAGCTTCAGCCCTGGAGGgttggtttgttcatttgttgtttgtttgtttgggttggttggttggttttgctctTTATTTTGCATTAGCAAACACAAATAAGGAAGGGACATGAAGGAGGACAGCAGGAAGTA
Above is a window of Arvicanthis niloticus isolate mArvNil1 chromosome 18, mArvNil1.pat.X, whole genome shotgun sequence DNA encoding:
- the Fhod1 gene encoding FH1/FH2 domain-containing protein 1 isoform X2 gives rise to the protein MAGEEERGDGDPVSVVTVRVQYLEDTDPFACANFPEPRRAPTCSLDGALPLSAQIPALHRLLGAPLKLEDCALQVSPSGYYLDPELSLEEQREMLESFFEEISKGRKPTLILRTQLSVRVNAILEKLYGSSGPELRRSLFSLKQIFQEDKDLVPEFVHSEGLSCLIRVGAAADHNYQSYILRALGQLMLFVDGMLGVVAHSETVQWLYTLCASLSRLVVKTALKLLLVFVEYSENNAPLFIQAVNTVASTTGTLPWANLVSILEEKNGADPELLVYTVTLINKTLAALPDQDSFYDVTDALEQQGMEALVQRFLGTAGTDVDLRTQLTLYESALRLEDGDMEEAAAAAAAGGRRERRKPSSEEGKRSRRSLEGGGGPVRAPEPGSTGSASPVGSTSFPGSTLPTSPSFSPTGPASGLRSSVNLFPTISVGPSVDSSCERSVYKLHQTAPVCSPESPPVPQSLTGQARLEARFLENVAAAETEKQAALAQGRAETLAGATVDETDVSGPRELWDSPEPASAPRTPQSPVPRILLRTQRSLEPEPKVPVSPPSPKAEPIQELPTRVPKLCIGDLDFSDLGEDEDQDTLNMESVEAAKASLFLSPPSSSLSGGPPPPPPPPPPITGSCPPPPPPPPPLVTGSCPPPPPPPPPPVSGSCPPPPPLAAAFSHSALDGPRQPTKRKTVKLFWRELKLTGGPGCSRSRFGPCPTLWASLEPVSVDTARLEHLFESRAKDVLPTKKAGEGRRTMTIVLDPKRSNAINIGLTTLPPVHVIKAALLNFDEFAVSKDGIEKLLTMMPTEEERQKIEEAQLANPDVPLGPAENFLMTLASIGGLAARLQLWAFKLDYESMEREIAEPLFDLKVGMEQLVHNATFRCILATLLAVGNFLNGSQSSGFELSYLEKVSEVKDTVRRQSLLYHLCSLVLQTRPDSSDLYSEIPALTRCAKVDFEQLTENLGQLECRSRAAEDSLRSLAKHELAPALRARLTHFLAQCTRRVAMLRVVHRRVCNRFHAFLLYLGYTAQAARDVRIMQFCHTLREFALEYRTCRERVLQQQQKRATYRERNKTRGRMITETEKFSGVAGETPSNLSVPVAVGSGPGRGDADSHASMKSLLTTRPEDTTHSRRSRGMVQSNSPVSHTAVGPSTASPEETAASSLPSDTSDEIMDLLVQSVTKSSPRALAARERKRSRGNRKSLRRTLKSGLGDDLVQALGLSKAPGLEV
- the Fhod1 gene encoding FH1/FH2 domain-containing protein 1 isoform X1; translation: MAGEEERGDGDPVSVVTVRVQYLEDTDPFACANFPEPRRAPTCSLDGALPLSAQIPALHRLLGAPLKLEDCALQVSPSGYYLDPELSLEEQREMLESFFEEISKGRKPTLILRTQLSVRVNAILEKLYGSSGPELRRSLFSLKQIFQEDKDLVPEFVHSEGLSCLIRVGAAADHNYQSYILRALGQLMLFVDGMLGVVAHSETVQWLYTLCASLSRLVVKTALKLLLVFVEYSENNAPLFIQAVNTVASTTGTLPWANLVSILEEKNGADPELLVYTVTLINKTLAALPDQDSFYDVTDALEQQGMEALVQRFLGTAGTDVDLRTQLTLYESALRLEDGDMEEAAAAAAAGGRRERRKPSSEEGKRSRRSLEGGGGPVRAPEPGSTGSASPVGSTSFPGSTLPTSPSFSPTGPASGLRSSVNLFPTISVGPSVDSSCERSVYKARFLENVAAAETEKQAALAQGRAETLAGATVDETDVSGPRELWDSPEPASAPRTPQSPVPRILLRTQRSLEPEPKVPVSPPSPKAEPIQELPTRVPKLCIGDLDFSDLGEDEDQDTLNMESVEAAKASLFLSPPSSSLSGGPPPPPPPPPPITGSCPPPPPPPPPLVTGSCPPPPPPPPPPVSGSCPPPPPLAAAFSHSALDGPRQPTKRKTVKLFWRELKLTGGPGCSRSRFGPCPTLWASLEPVSVDTARLEHLFESRAKDVLPTKKAGEGRRTMTIVLDPKRSNAINIGLTTLPPVHVIKAALLNFDEFAVSKDGIEKLLTMMPTEEERQKIEEAQLANPDVPLGPAENFLMTLASIGGLAARLQLWAFKLDYESMEREIAEPLFDLKVGMEQLVHNATFRCILATLLAVGNFLNGSQSSGFELSYLEKVSEVKDTVRRQSLLYHLCSLVLQTRPDSSDLYSEIPALTRCAKVDFEQLTENLGQLECRSRAAEDSLRSLAKHELAPALRARLTHFLAQCTRRVAMLRVVHRRVCNRFHAFLLYLGYTAQAARDVRIMQFCHTLREFALEYRTCRERVLQQQQKRATYRERNKTRGRMITETEKFSGVAGETPSNLSVPVAVGSGPGRGDADSHASMKSLLTTRPEDTTHSRRSRGMVQSNSPVSHTAVGPSTASPEETAASSLPSDTSDEIMDLLVQSVTKSSPRALAARERKRSRGNRKSLRRTLKSGLGDDLVQALGLSKAPGLEV